A single region of the Saprospiraceae bacterium genome encodes:
- the argH gene encoding argininosuccinate lyase: MKLWQKNYQVNQEIERFTVGKDRELDLELAPYDIQGSLAHIKMLCEIGLLEEAELTQLEAALKKLYLSVIAGDFVIEDGIEDVHSQVEHWLTKELGEVGKKIHSGRSRNDQVLVDLKLFLRAEIRDLVQYIQQLFDCLMLLSAQHKEKLMPGYTHLQVAMVSSFGLWFGAYAESLVDDLQQWQSTYKIINQNPLGSAAGYGSSFPLNRTLTTALLGFGDLNYNVVHAQMGRGKSELFMAFSLAATAHTLGKMAMDICLFINQNFGFIAFPDELTTGSSIMPHKKNPDVFEIIRGRCNQLASLPAQVSLLTTNLPSGYHREFQLLKEVIFPAIHTLKDCIGMSIFALQHIQIKANILDDEKYRYLYSVEEVNREVLAGTPFRDAYKIIGGQIADGSFQPQKEIHHTHEGSLGNLCLPEIREKWMNVLSGFKFEAVDEKIEALVNA; the protein is encoded by the coding sequence ATGAAGCTTTGGCAAAAAAATTATCAGGTAAATCAGGAAATAGAGCGATTTACCGTAGGAAAGGACAGGGAATTGGACTTGGAACTTGCGCCATATGACATTCAGGGGTCTTTGGCGCATATAAAGATGCTTTGTGAAATTGGGCTGTTGGAGGAAGCAGAACTCACACAATTAGAAGCGGCACTTAAAAAGCTATACCTAAGCGTCATAGCCGGCGACTTTGTCATAGAAGATGGCATCGAAGACGTTCACTCTCAGGTAGAGCACTGGCTGACCAAGGAGTTGGGGGAAGTTGGCAAAAAAATACACAGTGGCCGCTCAAGGAATGACCAGGTCTTAGTGGATTTAAAGCTCTTTTTGCGAGCCGAAATCAGAGATTTAGTGCAGTATATTCAACAATTGTTTGACTGCCTAATGCTGTTGTCGGCACAACACAAGGAAAAGTTGATGCCGGGCTACACTCACCTGCAAGTGGCGATGGTTTCCTCTTTTGGCCTTTGGTTTGGCGCCTATGCTGAGAGCCTGGTGGACGATCTGCAACAATGGCAAAGCACTTATAAGATCATCAATCAAAACCCTTTGGGCTCAGCGGCTGGTTATGGTTCTTCTTTTCCCTTAAATCGAACCCTGACCACCGCACTATTAGGCTTTGGTGATCTCAACTACAACGTTGTCCATGCGCAAATGGGGCGGGGCAAAAGCGAATTGTTCATGGCTTTTTCCTTGGCAGCAACAGCTCATACCCTAGGTAAGATGGCCATGGATATTTGCTTATTTATCAATCAGAACTTTGGTTTCATTGCCTTTCCGGATGAGCTCACCACGGGTTCGAGCATTATGCCTCACAAGAAAAACCCCGATGTATTTGAAATTATTCGGGGACGTTGCAATCAACTGGCTTCCTTGCCCGCTCAAGTTAGTCTACTGACGACCAATCTGCCCTCGGGTTATCACCGGGAATTTCAATTGTTGAAGGAGGTCATTTTCCCGGCTATTCACACCCTCAAGGATTGCATTGGCATGAGCATTTTTGCCCTGCAACATATCCAAATCAAAGCCAACATCCTGGATGACGAAAAATACCGCTATTTATATAGTGTAGAAGAGGTCAATAGAGAAGTGTTGGCAGGAACCCCTTTTCGAGATGCTTACAAAATCATTGGCGGACAAATTGCCGATGGGTCTTTTCAACCACAAAAAGAAATACACCATACCCATGAGGGCAGTTTGGGAAACCTTTGTCTGCCAGAAATTCGAGAAAAATGGATGAATGTATTGTCTGGTTTTAAGTTTGAGGCGGTAGATGAGAAGATCGAAGCATTAGTTAACGCGTAA
- a CDS encoding M20 family metallo-hydrolase, whose amino-acid sequence MTIPERTKEAIDLLKQLIATPSFSREEAQTADLIQVFLQSRGVLARRLGNNVWAQNAHWQSGKPSLLLNSHHDTVKPAQGWIRDPFHPGVEGETLYGLGSNDAGGPLVSLIATFLHFYQQEQLPFNLLLAATAEEEISGKNGIAALLPDLGPIALGIVGEPTKMEMAIAEKGLMVIDGEAHGVSGHAARNEGENALYKALEDIQWIRSFQFPKISDLLGPIKMTVTQIEAGTQHNVVPDRCKFVIDVRTNEHYTNEEVFEYLQSQLQSVLTARSFRLNSSGISIDHPVVQHGLSLNWPYYGSPTLSDQALMPFQSLKIGPGDSARSHTADEFIRFSEIEEGIEKYIALLSMIKEGEI is encoded by the coding sequence ATGACGATACCAGAACGGACCAAGGAAGCTATTGATTTGCTAAAACAACTCATCGCCACCCCTTCTTTTTCCAGGGAAGAGGCGCAGACGGCTGACTTGATCCAAGTTTTTTTGCAATCCAGGGGAGTGCTGGCGAGGCGATTAGGTAACAATGTATGGGCCCAAAATGCGCATTGGCAATCTGGCAAGCCTAGTTTACTGTTGAATTCTCATCATGACACCGTAAAACCGGCTCAAGGTTGGATACGTGATCCCTTTCACCCTGGCGTTGAAGGCGAAACACTTTATGGTTTGGGCAGTAATGATGCGGGAGGCCCCTTGGTTTCGCTGATCGCTACTTTTCTACATTTTTATCAACAGGAACAATTGCCTTTTAACCTGCTACTGGCCGCCACTGCGGAAGAAGAAATATCCGGCAAAAATGGGATAGCCGCCTTACTTCCTGACCTGGGCCCTATTGCCTTGGGCATCGTTGGCGAGCCTACTAAAATGGAAATGGCCATTGCCGAAAAAGGCTTAATGGTGATTGATGGAGAAGCACATGGGGTTTCGGGACATGCGGCCCGGAATGAGGGAGAAAATGCCCTTTACAAGGCCTTAGAAGATATTCAATGGATTCGTTCCTTTCAATTCCCTAAAATTTCCGACCTATTGGGGCCTATCAAAATGACCGTTACCCAAATCGAAGCAGGTACCCAGCACAATGTTGTACCTGACCGCTGCAAATTTGTCATTGATGTACGAACCAATGAGCACTATACCAACGAAGAAGTTTTTGAATACTTACAATCCCAATTGCAGTCGGTCCTGACCGCGCGGTCCTTTAGACTAAATTCCTCGGGTATTTCAATCGATCACCCCGTAGTGCAACATGGCCTTTCACTAAATTGGCCTTATTATGGCTCCCCTACCCTTTCTGATCAGGCGCTGATGCCTTTCCAAAGTTTGAAAATTGGTCCGGGGGATTCCGCCCGATCGCACACCGCTGATGAATTTATTCGGTTTTCTGAAATTGAGGAGGGCATTGAGAAATATATTGCCTTATTGTCCATGATAAAGGAAGGGGAAATTTGA
- the argB gene encoding acetylglutamate kinase, whose product MHRPTLTILKIGGKVLEVDDQLKAALSYFAGIAGAKILVHGGGKQADVLIRALDIEPQMLNGRRITDAATLEVVTMVYAGLVNKKVVSLLQAMGCNALGLTGADGNLIKAHKRVVTTHDYGFAGDIDTINGAAIQQLLDLGYCPAFCAITHDAMGQLLNTNADTIASRLATAMAKGYDVQLQFCFEKAGVMTDPDRDDTVISLLTPALYDHYKTSGAISGGMLPKLDNAFDALQKGVSAVWIGHLQALKARTATKIEWS is encoded by the coding sequence ATGCATCGACCCACACTTACTATTTTAAAAATTGGCGGAAAAGTGCTGGAAGTAGATGACCAGCTCAAAGCAGCCTTAAGCTATTTTGCAGGCATAGCAGGCGCCAAAATACTCGTCCACGGTGGCGGCAAGCAGGCCGATGTCCTCATTCGCGCCCTGGACATCGAACCGCAGATGCTCAATGGCCGCAGAATCACCGATGCGGCCACCTTGGAAGTCGTGACCATGGTGTATGCGGGCTTGGTGAATAAAAAAGTGGTGAGCCTGCTGCAGGCGATGGGCTGCAATGCTTTGGGGCTGACGGGCGCCGACGGCAACCTTATCAAGGCTCATAAACGGGTGGTCACCACCCATGATTATGGCTTTGCGGGAGATATCGATACCATCAATGGTGCCGCGATTCAACAGCTGCTCGACCTGGGCTATTGCCCTGCCTTTTGTGCGATTACCCACGATGCAATGGGCCAATTACTCAATACCAATGCAGATACCATTGCCTCCCGTCTAGCCACTGCGATGGCTAAAGGATATGATGTCCAATTGCAATTTTGTTTTGAAAAGGCAGGAGTGATGACAGATCCAGATCGCGATGATACGGTCATTTCATTGCTGACACCCGCCTTATATGACCATTACAAAACCTCAGGTGCCATATCTGGTGGCATGTTGCCCAAGTTAGACAATGCCTTCGATGCCCTCCAAAAAGGGGTTTCCGCGGTGTGGATTGGCCATTTGCAGGCGCTAAAGGCGAGGACGGCGACCAAGATTGAGTGGAGCTGA
- a CDS encoding N-acetylornithine carbamoyltransferase: MQQFESVADVQDLSGLIRKGLALKANPLQYETLGKGKTLVLLFFNPSLRTRLSTEKAGLNLGMSVINMNAGEGWQLEFEDGAVMNLDKAEHIREAAAVVSQYADIIGIRTFPSLTDKERDYSDFVLHQFMRFASVPIISLESAIRHPLQSLADLITIEEHKTKARPKVVLSWAPHPRALPQAVSNSFIEWVRQTEAELVITHPPGYELAPRFSEGVTLEYNQRKAFEGADFVYAKNWSSFEKYGQILSTDSSWMITPEKMALTDQGKFMHCLPVRRNVVVADGVLDSEASLVIQQANNRTFAAQAVLHQLLSVL; encoded by the coding sequence ATGCAACAATTCGAATCAGTAGCTGATGTGCAAGATTTAAGTGGGCTTATCCGAAAAGGGCTTGCCCTGAAGGCGAATCCATTGCAGTACGAAACCCTGGGTAAAGGCAAAACACTTGTCCTTTTATTTTTTAATCCAAGCCTTCGCACCCGCCTAAGCACAGAAAAAGCGGGGCTAAACCTCGGCATGTCGGTCATCAATATGAATGCCGGGGAAGGCTGGCAACTGGAGTTTGAAGATGGGGCCGTCATGAACCTGGATAAGGCAGAGCACATTCGCGAAGCGGCTGCCGTTGTTAGCCAGTATGCAGATATTATAGGCATTCGGACCTTCCCCTCTTTGACCGATAAGGAACGCGATTATAGCGATTTTGTATTGCACCAGTTTATGCGATTTGCTTCGGTTCCTATCATTAGCCTGGAGTCCGCTATTCGCCATCCCTTGCAATCACTAGCCGACCTCATTACGATCGAAGAGCACAAAACCAAAGCTCGTCCCAAGGTGGTGCTAAGTTGGGCGCCACATCCAAGAGCACTCCCTCAGGCCGTGAGTAATTCCTTCATAGAATGGGTCCGGCAAACGGAGGCAGAACTCGTCATTACCCACCCGCCGGGTTATGAATTGGCGCCTCGTTTTAGCGAAGGAGTTACCTTGGAGTACAACCAGCGGAAAGCCTTCGAAGGGGCTGACTTTGTTTATGCGAAGAATTGGTCTTCTTTCGAAAAATATGGCCAAATTTTATCTACAGATAGCAGTTGGATGATCACACCAGAAAAAATGGCACTGACAGATCAAGGTAAGTTTATGCACTGCCTGCCTGTCCGCCGAAATGTAGTGGTCGCTGATGGCGTACTGGATAGCGAGGCCTCTTTGGTTATTCAACAAGCCAATAATCGGACTTTTGCGGCACAAGCGGTACTTCATCAGCTTTTAAGTGTGTTATAA
- a CDS encoding aminotransferase class III-fold pyridoxal phosphate-dependent enzyme has product MQLFDVYPLFDLEPVKGEGNYVYDAKGQAYLDFYGGHAVISIGHSHPHYVKRLQEQAAKLVFYSNSVQNPLQVELAQKLGELSACPDYQLFLCNSGAEANENALKLASFHNGREKIIAFKGAFHGRTSAAVNVTDNPKIKAPINRTFEAEFHEWNNLDSVRKSLEKGDVTAVIIEGIQGIGGIYVPDPQFLVEVDSLCKKYNTVLILDEIQSGYGRSGKFFAFQHSPVIPDLITVAKGMGNGFPIGGVLIHPRFEASYGLLGTTFGGSHLGCAAGLAVLEVMKEEKLIENTEHWGNVLMSELAQFEAVKGLRGKGLMIGITMDFPVGALRTQLLFEEYIFTGSSSDPNTMRLLPPLTIGEKEVAQFLKGMKATLHKYKQAASF; this is encoded by the coding sequence ATGCAACTTTTCGATGTATATCCGCTTTTTGATTTAGAACCTGTCAAAGGAGAGGGCAATTATGTCTACGATGCAAAAGGACAAGCTTATCTCGATTTTTACGGGGGCCATGCCGTCATTTCCATTGGTCACAGCCACCCACACTATGTAAAACGCCTACAGGAACAAGCTGCCAAATTAGTCTTTTACTCCAATTCTGTCCAAAATCCGCTGCAAGTTGAATTGGCGCAAAAACTAGGTGAACTTTCAGCTTGTCCGGATTATCAGTTATTTCTGTGCAATTCTGGTGCCGAAGCCAATGAAAATGCCCTTAAATTAGCCTCTTTTCACAATGGCCGCGAAAAAATCATTGCCTTCAAAGGCGCGTTTCATGGCCGAACCTCGGCCGCCGTCAATGTAACGGACAACCCCAAAATAAAGGCGCCCATCAACCGTACTTTCGAAGCTGAGTTTCACGAATGGAACAACCTGGATAGTGTGCGAAAAAGCCTAGAGAAAGGAGACGTAACAGCTGTCATCATCGAGGGAATCCAAGGAATTGGCGGCATCTATGTACCTGATCCTCAATTTCTTGTCGAAGTAGACAGCCTATGCAAAAAGTATAATACCGTATTAATCCTGGATGAAATTCAATCGGGCTATGGCCGAAGCGGTAAGTTTTTTGCATTCCAACACAGCCCTGTTATCCCTGACCTCATCACGGTGGCTAAAGGCATGGGAAATGGCTTCCCCATTGGTGGCGTATTGATTCATCCGCGGTTTGAGGCGAGTTATGGCTTGTTGGGGACGACCTTTGGTGGCAGTCACCTCGGTTGTGCCGCAGGACTGGCCGTGCTGGAAGTCATGAAAGAAGAAAAACTCATTGAAAATACCGAACACTGGGGGAATGTTTTGATGAGTGAGCTGGCTCAATTTGAAGCAGTGAAGGGCCTAAGAGGAAAGGGCCTGATGATTGGTATTACCATGGACTTTCCCGTAGGTGCGCTTCGCACGCAATTATTGTTCGAAGAATATATTTTTACGGGATCCTCTTCCGATCCGAATACCATGCGCTTACTTCCGCCTTTAACGATAGGTGAAAAAGAAGTGGCGCAATTTTTAAAAGGCATGAAGGCGACCTTGCATAAATACAAGCAAGCAGCCAGTTTTTAA
- the argC gene encoding N-acetyl-gamma-glutamyl-phosphate reductase: MLRAGIIGGGGYTAGELIRVLLYHPEVEIDFVFSQSQNGNLVSDVHDDLVGECFMHFTDKVSFEVDVLFLCMGHGRSREFMERHAVPSNVAVIDLSSDFRLDASFVYGLPELFKPQIQQSNRIANCGCFATAIQLALLPLAKEGLLQNEVHVHAITGSTGAGQSPQSTSHFSWRNNNLSIYKAFTHQHLDEINQSLHYLQPGFNKAINFIPVRGDFARGIFASAYVDCPLSEEAVYTLYEDYYQAAPFTQLSHRNPNLKQVVNTNKCLLYLEKHGDKILIISVIDNLLKGASGQAVQNMNLIFGKPESMGLHLKSVVY; this comes from the coding sequence ATGCTTAGAGCAGGAATTATTGGAGGTGGAGGCTATACAGCTGGCGAATTAATCAGGGTGCTACTATACCACCCTGAAGTAGAGATAGACTTTGTCTTTAGCCAAAGTCAAAACGGCAATCTAGTGAGTGATGTACATGACGACCTTGTCGGGGAATGCTTCATGCATTTCACCGATAAGGTTAGTTTTGAGGTAGATGTGCTTTTCCTTTGTATGGGCCATGGCCGCTCCCGAGAATTTATGGAACGCCATGCGGTGCCTTCAAACGTAGCAGTAATTGATCTTAGTAGCGATTTTCGATTAGATGCTTCTTTCGTTTATGGGCTACCGGAGCTTTTTAAACCACAGATTCAGCAAAGTAACAGGATTGCTAATTGTGGCTGTTTTGCCACCGCTATCCAACTAGCCTTACTGCCCCTTGCAAAGGAAGGATTACTGCAAAATGAGGTACATGTACATGCTATCACTGGATCGACAGGTGCAGGTCAGTCGCCCCAATCTACCTCTCATTTTAGCTGGCGCAACAACAATCTATCCATCTACAAGGCGTTCACACATCAACACTTGGATGAGATCAACCAAAGCCTGCATTATTTACAACCTGGCTTCAACAAGGCAATCAACTTTATCCCTGTTCGGGGTGATTTTGCGCGGGGTATCTTTGCCAGTGCCTATGTGGATTGCCCGCTAAGCGAAGAAGCCGTGTACACCTTGTACGAAGACTATTACCAGGCGGCTCCCTTTACGCAGCTCAGCCATCGCAATCCAAACCTCAAACAGGTAGTCAATACCAATAAATGTTTGTTATACCTGGAGAAACATGGTGATAAAATACTTATTATCTCGGTTATCGACAACCTGCTCAAGGGCGCTTCTGGGCAAGCCGTTCAAAACATGAACCTTATTTTCGGAAAACCAGAAAGTATGGGACTCCATCTAAAGTCGGTCGTTTATTAA
- a CDS encoding argininosuccinate synthase, producing MANKKVVLAYSGGLDTSFCVKYLTQDKGLEVHALTVNTGGFSPEELADIEKRAYALGASTFKVIDAVPSFYRQCVRYLIFGNVLRNNTYPLSVSAERMFQALEVVAYAKLIGADSVAHGSTGAGNDQVRFDLVFNILGPELEIITPIRDLQLSRQEEIEYLKKQGVNWSWEKAKYSINQGLWGTSVGGVETLTSHQSLPEEAYPSPLQTQTPSKVALYFEKGELAAVNGQAFKNGWEAIVHLAELAKPYAIGRDIHVGDTIIGIKGRVGFEAAAPLIILKAHHLLEKHTLTKWQQYWKEQLANWYGMLLHEGQYLDPVMRNIETFLEDTQANVTGTAFVKLLPYRFELEGIESDFDLMNSDFGHYGEMNKAWTGTDVKGFTKILANQVKIHHLLSQQQGSNKE from the coding sequence ATGGCCAATAAAAAAGTTGTTCTAGCCTATAGTGGAGGATTGGATACGTCTTTTTGTGTAAAATACCTTACGCAGGACAAAGGGCTGGAAGTACATGCACTAACCGTTAATACGGGAGGGTTTAGTCCCGAAGAGCTAGCTGATATAGAAAAAAGGGCCTATGCCCTAGGCGCAAGCACGTTTAAAGTGATTGATGCGGTGCCTAGTTTTTACCGCCAATGCGTCCGTTATTTGATCTTTGGCAATGTTTTAAGAAACAATACCTACCCGCTTTCGGTGAGTGCAGAACGAATGTTTCAAGCATTGGAGGTGGTTGCTTATGCCAAATTGATTGGTGCAGATAGTGTGGCACATGGCAGTACCGGTGCCGGTAATGACCAGGTGCGCTTCGATTTGGTTTTTAATATTTTGGGACCTGAATTGGAGATCATAACCCCTATTCGCGACCTGCAACTTTCTCGCCAGGAGGAAATTGAATACCTCAAAAAACAGGGCGTAAACTGGAGCTGGGAAAAAGCCAAGTATTCTATCAACCAAGGCCTATGGGGTACAAGTGTAGGTGGCGTTGAGACCCTTACCTCTCACCAATCGCTCCCTGAGGAAGCCTACCCTAGTCCGCTGCAAACACAAACGCCAAGCAAAGTAGCCCTCTATTTTGAAAAAGGAGAATTGGCCGCCGTCAATGGCCAGGCGTTTAAGAATGGGTGGGAAGCCATTGTTCACCTCGCTGAGTTGGCGAAACCCTACGCCATTGGCCGAGATATTCATGTCGGAGATACGATTATTGGGATCAAAGGACGGGTAGGTTTTGAGGCCGCAGCGCCCTTGATCATTCTCAAGGCACATCATTTGCTGGAAAAACACACCTTGACCAAATGGCAGCAATATTGGAAAGAACAGCTGGCCAACTGGTATGGCATGTTGCTCCACGAAGGGCAATACCTCGATCCGGTGATGCGCAACATTGAAACTTTTTTGGAAGATACACAGGCCAATGTCACCGGAACTGCTTTTGTTAAACTGCTGCCCTACCGCTTTGAGTTGGAAGGCATTGAATCCGATTTTGACTTGATGAACAGCGATTTTGGCCATTATGGCGAAATGAATAAGGCCTGGACAGGAACAGATGTGAAAGGGTTTACCAAAATACTGGCTAATCAAGTGAAAATTCATCACCTACTGAGCCAACAACAAGGATCAAATAAAGAATAA
- a CDS encoding GNAT family N-acetyltransferase, which produces MQSKDDIIIQIAGSEHASYAPYICQLYAESAKARGTGIAERQPSYVEGKILKGDAIIAFAGEQLAGFCYIETWSHHQYVANSGLIIAPEFRRLGLARRIKQQVFKLSRDKYPQAKVFGITTSLAVMRINSDLGYKPVTFSELTQDEAFWNGCKSCPNFDILQRNDKKMCLCTAMLAPSKEESMAYDLSSQIIVSEH; this is translated from the coding sequence ATGCAATCGAAAGATGACATCATTATCCAAATTGCCGGGTCGGAGCATGCCTCCTACGCCCCGTATATCTGCCAGCTTTATGCTGAATCTGCTAAAGCACGCGGTACCGGTATCGCCGAACGTCAGCCCAGCTATGTGGAGGGGAAAATCCTGAAAGGGGATGCGATCATCGCCTTTGCAGGAGAGCAATTAGCAGGCTTTTGTTACATCGAGACCTGGAGTCACCACCAGTACGTAGCTAATTCGGGTTTAATCATAGCACCTGAGTTTAGGCGATTGGGCTTAGCGCGTCGCATCAAGCAACAGGTGTTTAAATTGTCACGGGACAAATATCCACAAGCCAAGGTTTTTGGTATTACCACCAGCCTGGCGGTGATGCGTATTAATTCTGATTTAGGCTATAAACCTGTAACCTTTTCAGAATTGACGCAAGATGAGGCTTTCTGGAATGGTTGTAAAAGTTGCCCCAACTTCGATATTTTGCAACGCAATGATAAAAAGATGTGCCTTTGCACGGCTATGCTTGCTCCATCCAAGGAAGAGAGTATGGCCTATGACCTTAGTAGTCAAATTATTGTCAGCGAACATTAG